The Triticum aestivum cultivar Chinese Spring chromosome 3A, IWGSC CS RefSeq v2.1, whole genome shotgun sequence genome includes a region encoding these proteins:
- the LOC123063491 gene encoding probable NAD kinase 1 encodes MATDAAHQEAVQQPDSRLRSLNPGPIPIPAAPSSRSLLEKVSDQPVNLDLTASHQSENDSISTVSSVESEKAAYEFLAQTPIKSTDKHLVEFSEAMRTVAKALRQVAEGKAAAQAEAAEWKRKYELETAQKQQTRIKDCGTCTDDNLGKMASQLSLEAPASDQTGCCGNHGICSHEVLQDEVPGPNPRPSLSMVGRKASFRLSWGCNGNKNGQHKHDFVSFEKGDITTAERSSKQILLKWESRPQTVLFITKPNSNSVRVLCAEMVRWLKEHKNINVFVEPWVSKELLTDDSNHTVQTWDNDDDKKMLHKKVDLIVTLGGDGTVLWAASLFKGPVPPVVAFAMGSLGFMTPFPSEQYRGCLDNVLKGPFSITLRNRLQCHVIRDAAKDEIVTEEPILVLNEVTIDRGISSYLTYLECYCDSSFVTCVQGDGLIISTTSGSTAYSLAAGGSMVHPQVPGILFTPICPHSLSFRPLILPEYVTLRIQVPYNSRGHAWASFDGKDRKQLAPGDALICSISPWPVPTACLVDSTTDFLRSIHEGLHWNLRKTQTLDGPRD; translated from the exons ATGGCCACGGACGCCGCGCACCAG GAGGCGGTCCAGCAGCCGGACTCGAGGCTCCGGAGCCTCAACCCGGGGCCGATACCCATCCCGGCGGCGCCCAGCTCCAGATCGCTGCTGGAGAAG GTTTCCGATCAACCAGTAAATCTGGACCTCACAGCCTCGCATCAAAGTGAAAATGACTCCATCTCTACAGTTAGTTCAGTGGAATCAGAGAAGGCGGCTTATGAATTCCTTGCTCAAACTCCTATCAAGTCAACTGATAAACACCTTGTGGAGTTTTCAGAGGCTATGAGAA CTGTTGCAAAAGCACTGCGACAAGTTGCTGAAGGGAAGGCTGCTGCTCAAGCGGAGGCGGCAGAGTGGAAACGGAAATATGAGTTAGAGACGGCGCAAAAGCAACAAACCAGAATCAAAG ACTGTGGCACTTGTACCGATGATAACCTAGGGAAAATGGCCAGCCAACTATCACTTGAGGCACCTGCATCTGATCAAACAGGATGTTGTGGAAACCATGGGATATGTTCACACGAGGTTCTCCAGGACGAAGTTCCTGGACCTAACCCAAGACCTAGTCTCAGTATGGTGGGAAGaaaggcatcatttagactttcaTGGGGATGCAATGGGAACAAAAACGGCCAGCACAAGCATGACTTTGTTTCCTTTGAAAAAGGAGACATTACAACCGCAGAGCGCAGCAGTAAACAG ATCTTGCTGAAGTGGGAATCCCGGCCACAAACAGTGCTTTTCATAACCAAACCCAACTCCAACTCTGTTCGTGTTCTCTGTGCTGAAATGGTCAG ATGGCTTAAAGAGCACAAAAATATTAATGTCTTTGTGGAACCGTGGGTTAGCAAGGAACTTCTGACAGACGATTCTAACCACACTGTGCAAACATGGGATAATG ACGACGACAAAAAGATGTTGCACAAGAAGGTTGACCTCATTGTAACTCTTGGCGGTGATGGAACTGTTCTATGG GCGGCATCATTGTTCAAAGGACCAGTTCCTCCAGTTGTTGCGTTCGCCATGGGATCACTGGGTTTCATGACACCTTTCC CAAGCGAGCAATACCGTGGTTGCTTGGACAACGTGCTGAAGGGACCTTTCAGCATAACACTGAGAAACCGTCTCCAGTGTCATGTAATCCGTGACGCAGCCAAGGACGAGATCGTGACCGAGGAGCCAATCCTGGTGCTAAACGAAGTTACAATTGACCGCGGAATATCATCCTACCTTACCTACCTGGAATGCTACTGCGACAGCTCATTCGTCACATGCGTACAAGGGGACGGACTCATCATATCAACCACGTCAGGAAGCACAGCGTATTCGTTAGCGGCCGGAGGGTCCATGGTTCATCCGCAG GTCCCCGGCATCCTGTTCACGCCGATCTGCCCCCACTCGCTGTCGTTCAGGCCGCTGATCCTGCCGGAGTACGTGACGCTGCGCATCCAAGTGCCCTACAACAGCCGGGGCCACGCGTGGGCGTCCTTCGACGGCAAGGACCGGAAGCAGCTGGCCCCCGGCGACGCGCTCATCTGCAGCATCTCCCCCTGGCCGGTGCCGACGGCGTGCctcgtcgactccaccaccgacTTCCTCCGCAGCATCCACGAGGGCCTCCACTGGAACCTCCGGAAGACGCAGACCCTCGACGGCCCGCGCGACTGA